In the genome of Triticum urartu cultivar G1812 chromosome 5, Tu2.1, whole genome shotgun sequence, one region contains:
- the LOC125506470 gene encoding uncharacterized protein LOC125506470 isoform X2 yields MGDLSTIQQPPGTVAKGDQVGELVSAGWTNDSHNMYISSMEASFVRQLRGQQLQHHHAHAPARNITHVAGHGLKALHVQDGAPSELMSERNVPRSRHVGVRGLPEDPWARRFRPPRDYSGVNRRGDVVGASADDGESGTETVPKTARMHRREVDICAGENLVGKSSEASGQNFLEDEVHSIAQPIKSCKKRRTAPSTAADSFMSMLECGDER; encoded by the exons ATGGGGGACTTGTCCACGATTCAACAGCCACCCGGCACTGTCGCCAAG GGCGACCAAGTTGGAGAGTTGGTGTCGGCTGGATGGACAAACGACAGCCACAACATGTACATAAGCTCCATGGAGGCCTCCTTTGTGCGGCAACTCCGTGGCCAACAGTTACAGCACCACCACGCTCACGCTCCTGCTAGGAACATCACCCATGTGGCCGGCCATGGGCTCAAGGCACTCCATGTCCAAGATGGAGCTCCCAGTGAGCTCATGTCCGAGAGGAACGTCCCTCGCTCGCGTCATGTGGGCGTAAGAGGCCTGCCCGAGGATCCGTGGGCAAGGCGTTTCAGGCCACCCAGAGATTATTCCGGTGTCAATCGTCGTGGTGATGTGGTGGGTGCTTCGGCCGATGATGGTGAATCGGGTACCGAGACGGTTCCGAAGACGGCTCGGATGCATAGAAGAGAAGTGGACATTTGCGCCGGAGAAAATCTTGTTGGCAAAAGCTCAG AAGCCTCTGGTCAGAATTTTCTTGAAGACGAGGTTCATTCCATTGCTCAGCCAATCAAATCTTGCAAGAAAAGGAGGACTGCCCCTTCCACCGCTGCAGATTCTTTCATGTCGATGCTTGAATGCGGCGACGAGCGGTGA
- the LOC125506470 gene encoding uncharacterized protein LOC125506470 isoform X1, which yields MGDLSTIQQPPGTVAKQGDQVGELVSAGWTNDSHNMYISSMEASFVRQLRGQQLQHHHAHAPARNITHVAGHGLKALHVQDGAPSELMSERNVPRSRHVGVRGLPEDPWARRFRPPRDYSGVNRRGDVVGASADDGESGTETVPKTARMHRREVDICAGENLVGKSSEASGQNFLEDEVHSIAQPIKSCKKRRTAPSTAADSFMSMLECGDER from the exons ATGGGGGACTTGTCCACGATTCAACAGCCACCCGGCACTGTCGCCAAG CAGGGCGACCAAGTTGGAGAGTTGGTGTCGGCTGGATGGACAAACGACAGCCACAACATGTACATAAGCTCCATGGAGGCCTCCTTTGTGCGGCAACTCCGTGGCCAACAGTTACAGCACCACCACGCTCACGCTCCTGCTAGGAACATCACCCATGTGGCCGGCCATGGGCTCAAGGCACTCCATGTCCAAGATGGAGCTCCCAGTGAGCTCATGTCCGAGAGGAACGTCCCTCGCTCGCGTCATGTGGGCGTAAGAGGCCTGCCCGAGGATCCGTGGGCAAGGCGTTTCAGGCCACCCAGAGATTATTCCGGTGTCAATCGTCGTGGTGATGTGGTGGGTGCTTCGGCCGATGATGGTGAATCGGGTACCGAGACGGTTCCGAAGACGGCTCGGATGCATAGAAGAGAAGTGGACATTTGCGCCGGAGAAAATCTTGTTGGCAAAAGCTCAG AAGCCTCTGGTCAGAATTTTCTTGAAGACGAGGTTCATTCCATTGCTCAGCCAATCAAATCTTGCAAGAAAAGGAGGACTGCCCCTTCCACCGCTGCAGATTCTTTCATGTCGATGCTTGAATGCGGCGACGAGCGGTGA